A genomic region of Candidatus Marimicrobium litorale contains the following coding sequences:
- the sdhC gene encoding succinate dehydrogenase, cytochrome b556 subunit: MKDNRPVNLDIGSMRLPITAWASITHRASGVFLFAGMAVLLWGLDLSLASEETFATLKEGLAHPLTKVVLWAILSGLIYHSLAGVKHLIMDFGIGETMEGGIIGVKILVSISLILIGLAGVWIW, from the coding sequence GTGAAAGATAATCGCCCCGTAAATCTGGATATAGGCTCCATGAGGCTCCCAATAACCGCCTGGGCCTCCATCACGCACCGAGCGAGCGGGGTGTTCCTGTTTGCCGGCATGGCGGTATTGCTGTGGGGTCTGGACCTGAGTTTGGCCAGTGAGGAGACCTTTGCGACTCTCAAGGAAGGCCTCGCCCACCCGTTGACCAAGGTCGTGTTGTGGGCAATTCTCTCCGGGTTGATATACCACTCACTGGCCGGAGTAAAGCATCTCATTATGGATTTCGGCATTGGGGAGACCATGGAAGGCGGCATTATCGGCGTCAAAATTCTGGTCTCTATTTCGCTGATACTCATTGGTTTGGCAGGGGTTTGGATATGGTAA
- a CDS encoding beta-ketoacyl-ACP synthase III, giving the protein MLDIVISGTGLYTPPEAISNDELVEAFNRYVAAFNDEHADDIAASRIEPLQASSADFVEKASGIKSRYVVNRSGILDPQRLTPRIAERPNEAQSVQCEIAVAAAREAMDQAGKSAADIDAVIVAASNMQRPYPAIAIEVQDALGITGWGFDMNVACSSATFGIQQARDSVRSGSARAVLIVNPEICSGHLNFRDRDSHFIFGDVCTAIVVEGLETASGAERYGIVDTRLQTIYSNNIRNNFGFLNRGDDSSIGATDKLFVQEGRKVFKEVCPVVADQILGQLSDLDILPDQLRRLWLHQANLSMNQLISKRVLGRVASEVEAPTILDEYANTSSAGSVIAFHKHRSGLIEGDLGVLCSFGAGYSVGSVILQKLA; this is encoded by the coding sequence ATGCTTGACATCGTTATTAGCGGAACAGGGCTCTACACTCCACCAGAGGCTATTTCCAACGACGAGCTAGTCGAGGCGTTCAACCGTTATGTAGCCGCCTTTAATGACGAGCACGCAGATGACATTGCCGCATCTCGGATCGAGCCACTGCAGGCCTCGTCTGCAGATTTTGTAGAAAAAGCATCGGGCATCAAATCGCGCTATGTCGTCAATAGAAGTGGAATTCTCGATCCACAGCGACTCACACCGCGCATTGCCGAACGCCCCAACGAAGCGCAAAGCGTACAATGTGAAATCGCGGTGGCAGCGGCTCGAGAGGCGATGGATCAAGCGGGTAAATCTGCTGCAGATATCGATGCTGTTATCGTTGCGGCCTCTAATATGCAGCGTCCCTATCCGGCGATAGCGATAGAAGTGCAAGATGCTCTGGGCATCACCGGATGGGGCTTCGATATGAATGTAGCGTGCTCTTCTGCAACCTTCGGCATCCAGCAGGCCAGAGATTCTGTTCGATCGGGCAGTGCAAGAGCCGTTCTGATTGTTAATCCGGAAATTTGCAGTGGCCACCTCAACTTTCGAGACCGTGATTCTCACTTCATTTTCGGCGACGTGTGCACGGCAATCGTTGTCGAAGGGCTTGAAACTGCGTCGGGTGCGGAGCGTTACGGGATCGTCGATACAAGACTGCAAACCATTTACTCAAATAACATTCGTAATAATTTTGGCTTCCTCAACCGCGGAGACGACTCGAGTATCGGGGCAACAGATAAGCTGTTTGTTCAGGAGGGGAGAAAGGTTTTTAAAGAGGTCTGCCCTGTTGTTGCAGATCAGATTCTGGGTCAACTGAGCGACCTCGACATTTTACCTGATCAACTGCGCCGTCTTTGGCTACATCAGGCAAACCTGAGCATGAATCAGCTCATCTCTAAACGTGTACTCGGGCGCGTTGCGTCCGAAGTTGAAGCGCCCACGATTCTGGATGAGTATGCCAATACGAGTTCAGCGGGCTCAGTCATCGCATTTCATAAGCACCGTTCCGGTCTCATCGAGGGCGATCTCGGCGTACTGTGCTCCTTCGGAGCGGGTTACAGCGTTGGCAGCGTCATACTGCAGAAGCTTGCATAA
- a CDS encoding substrate-binding domain-containing protein: protein MMKTNVIMLFQSAAVAALLGASTTAPAASRDTISIVGSSTVYPFATVVAERFGRSTDFKSPKIESTGTGGGLKLFCSGVGANTPDVTNASRRIKKSEFDNCQSNGVDNVVEVLVGYDGIAIANSAKAPQLTLSLRDVYLALAKDVPGKNSELIANPYNTWKDVNPQLPAVNIEVLGPPPTSGTRDAFVELAMAGGAKSNGDLKFLYKLGADQESEIRTVMKKLGVSGAVYDAIAQSKGKAPKGKDVFKALVYAVREDGVYIEAGENDNLIVQKLEANPNAVGIFGYSFLEENGDKVQGSVVDGVAPSFESIASGNYPVSRPLYFYIKGAHVGKIPGIQEYAVEFTSNRAMGEDGYLTERGLIPLENAERDAVREDIKTLRQLEM from the coding sequence ATGATGAAAACGAACGTCATAATGCTCTTCCAATCAGCGGCCGTGGCAGCTTTGCTGGGAGCGTCTACCACTGCTCCTGCAGCAAGCCGCGATACAATCAGCATCGTGGGCTCCTCAACTGTTTATCCGTTTGCCACTGTTGTCGCTGAGCGGTTTGGTAGATCGACAGATTTCAAATCACCAAAAATCGAGTCTACTGGCACTGGTGGCGGTTTGAAGCTGTTTTGTTCCGGTGTTGGAGCTAACACGCCTGATGTGACGAATGCTTCGCGACGCATTAAAAAAAGTGAATTTGATAACTGCCAGTCCAACGGCGTTGACAATGTCGTCGAGGTGTTAGTGGGGTACGATGGAATCGCGATCGCTAACTCTGCAAAGGCCCCCCAGTTGACGCTGAGTCTGCGCGACGTCTACCTTGCCCTGGCCAAGGATGTGCCGGGCAAGAACAGTGAATTGATCGCCAATCCGTACAACACCTGGAAGGATGTTAATCCGCAGTTGCCGGCCGTTAACATCGAGGTTCTGGGCCCGCCGCCCACTTCCGGAACGCGTGATGCGTTTGTGGAACTAGCCATGGCCGGAGGCGCTAAGTCCAATGGCGACCTTAAATTCCTTTACAAACTAGGGGCAGACCAGGAGAGTGAAATCAGAACGGTCATGAAAAAACTGGGTGTATCTGGTGCCGTATACGATGCAATAGCTCAGAGTAAAGGCAAGGCGCCGAAAGGCAAGGACGTTTTCAAGGCATTAGTTTATGCGGTGCGCGAGGATGGCGTTTATATTGAAGCTGGTGAAAATGACAACCTGATTGTACAGAAACTGGAAGCCAACCCGAATGCGGTGGGTATTTTTGGTTACAGCTTTCTTGAGGAGAATGGGGACAAAGTTCAGGGTTCGGTGGTGGACGGAGTAGCCCCTAGTTTCGAAAGTATAGCCAGTGGTAATTATCCGGTATCACGTCCACTGTATTTCTATATCAAGGGGGCACATGTCGGGAAAATTCCGGGTATCCAGGAATATGCCGTAGAGTTCACCTCCAACCGGGCTATGGGCGAGGACGGTTATCTTACGGAACGGGGTTTGATTCCGCTGGAGAATGCCGAGCGCGATGCAGTCCGGGAAGACATTAAAACCCTTAGACAGCTGGAAATGTAG
- a CDS encoding putative porin — MNTKSAVAGALLLLLSVGVRAGIPDAEWAQFKAQFAAMNERINALEVENRQLRAARSAVTVEDLEATNAEVAALKSRDDASSWAERIKWKGDFRYRYEDIRQDDRDDRDRNRIRARPALVAKITDTAEVGFGMATGGDDPVSTNETLGGGGSTKDVRLDLAYATWTGLENTALTAGKFANPYYRVQKSQLIWDSDFRPEGLAVQWANDTFFANASYSFIESDSARDNDGIWGAQLGGAFEISDGLTLTASAAYLDFPSKGRRTIYDDDFFGNSTVQKDGETVYEFDYQVASGSLDIALQVFDIPLNVYGEYVKNSAADEFDSGYVAGVKLGEAKKPGSWQLQYQYEDLEADAVLGLFTDSDFAGGGSDGKGSKFAAKYAIDSQWSFAATYFYNKRGVDLGDNADYKRLQIDTLFKY, encoded by the coding sequence ATGAATACGAAATCAGCTGTTGCTGGAGCCCTCTTACTGCTGCTGAGCGTGGGAGTGAGAGCGGGAATACCGGACGCCGAGTGGGCGCAGTTTAAGGCCCAGTTTGCGGCTATGAATGAGCGAATAAACGCGCTAGAGGTTGAGAATCGACAACTGCGCGCGGCGCGCAGCGCTGTTACTGTTGAAGACTTGGAGGCAACCAATGCCGAGGTAGCCGCCCTTAAGTCTCGCGACGATGCCTCTTCATGGGCTGAGCGAATAAAGTGGAAGGGGGATTTTCGCTACCGCTACGAGGACATTCGTCAGGACGACAGGGATGATCGCGATCGAAATCGCATTCGTGCGCGCCCCGCCCTGGTGGCAAAAATCACCGATACCGCAGAAGTCGGCTTCGGCATGGCCACCGGTGGGGATGATCCGGTATCAACAAACGAGACCCTCGGGGGAGGGGGCTCAACCAAAGACGTGCGCCTCGATCTTGCCTACGCCACCTGGACAGGTTTGGAGAATACCGCACTTACCGCGGGCAAATTCGCTAACCCATACTACAGGGTACAAAAGAGCCAGCTCATATGGGACAGTGATTTCAGGCCTGAGGGGCTGGCAGTGCAGTGGGCTAACGACACTTTTTTTGCCAACGCTTCTTATTCGTTTATCGAAAGTGACAGTGCGAGGGATAATGATGGAATTTGGGGGGCGCAGCTCGGTGGTGCATTCGAAATCTCCGATGGTTTGACCTTAACCGCGTCAGCCGCCTATCTCGATTTTCCGAGTAAGGGGCGCAGGACTATTTATGACGACGACTTCTTCGGCAACTCGACTGTACAAAAGGACGGGGAAACCGTTTATGAGTTTGACTACCAGGTGGCAAGTGGCTCTCTGGACATCGCTCTGCAGGTATTCGACATCCCATTAAACGTTTACGGTGAGTATGTTAAGAATAGTGCCGCAGATGAGTTCGATTCTGGCTATGTCGCCGGCGTGAAGCTAGGGGAAGCCAAGAAGCCCGGTAGTTGGCAGCTTCAGTATCAGTACGAGGATCTTGAGGCAGATGCAGTGCTTGGACTTTTCACAGACTCCGATTTTGCCGGGGGCGGCAGTGATGGCAAGGGCAGCAAGTTCGCGGCAAAGTATGCGATCGATAGCCAGTGGTCATTTGCGGCAACGTATTTTTACAATAAGCGCGGTGTCGATTTGGGTGACAATGCAGATTACAAGCGTCTGCAGATTGATACTCTCTTTAAATACTAA
- the sdhD gene encoding succinate dehydrogenase, hydrophobic membrane anchor protein produces MVTAVTSMGRSGLYDWLFQRVSGVILLAYAVCVVFVVMGDPSYEEWSALYQQTWMRIFSLLALLSLAMHAWVGLWAVFTDYLTERLMGRLGNVLRFIAQAASGIIMFTYVVWGIQIVWGL; encoded by the coding sequence ATGGTAACTGCAGTCACTAGTATGGGTCGATCAGGTCTCTATGACTGGCTCTTCCAGAGGGTCAGTGGCGTGATTCTGCTGGCTTACGCGGTATGTGTAGTGTTTGTAGTAATGGGTGATCCCAGCTACGAAGAGTGGTCAGCGCTTTACCAGCAAACTTGGATGCGTATTTTCAGTTTGCTAGCTCTGCTGTCTTTGGCGATGCATGCTTGGGTAGGTTTGTGGGCTGTGTTTACCGACTATTTAACAGAGCGTTTGATGGGTCGTTTGGGCAACGTGTTGCGTTTTATCGCGCAAGCTGCGAGTGGAATCATCATGTTTACATATGTGGTCTGGGGCATCCAGATTGTGTGGGGGCTTTAA
- the hisC gene encoding histidinol-phosphate transaminase, whose translation MSRYWSKVTGALTPYVPGEQPLDQRLVKLNTNESPYPPSPSVREAISSASDDDLRRYPDPESCALREAIAARNGLEPHSVFLGNGSDEVIALCFMSLLKHDLPLYFPDISYSFYPVWAGLFEIAYETVPVCDDFTIDPSAYPAKNGGIIIPNPNAPTGILMSLESIRALLERCRDSVVVIDEAYIDFGGESAAQLIPDFDNLLVVQTLSKSRSLAGLRVGFAMGDPALIEGLNRVKNSFNSYPLDVLAQRAALAAIGDEEYFAECCGRIVDSRRKLTEGLLARHFDVLPSHANFVFARHRDQSAKSLFQGLREHGIIVRHFERDRIDNFLRISVAADEANNALLEALDELIK comes from the coding sequence ATGAGTCGTTACTGGAGCAAAGTCACCGGGGCACTTACGCCCTATGTTCCAGGCGAGCAGCCTCTTGATCAGCGCCTTGTTAAGCTCAATACTAACGAAAGCCCGTATCCGCCGTCCCCAAGCGTGCGTGAGGCAATATCCAGTGCCAGCGATGACGACTTGCGGCGTTACCCCGATCCTGAATCCTGCGCTCTACGTGAGGCAATTGCTGCCCGTAACGGATTGGAGCCTCACTCTGTATTCCTCGGTAACGGCTCTGATGAGGTGATCGCACTGTGCTTTATGAGCCTGCTTAAGCACGATTTGCCGCTGTATTTTCCCGACATTAGCTACAGCTTTTACCCAGTTTGGGCCGGTCTTTTTGAGATCGCTTACGAGACAGTGCCGGTATGCGACGATTTCACAATTGATCCGTCGGCATATCCGGCAAAAAACGGCGGGATTATTATTCCCAATCCCAACGCACCGACTGGGATACTCATGAGTCTGGAGTCGATCCGCGCCCTGCTGGAGCGCTGCAGAGACTCTGTTGTCGTTATCGATGAAGCCTATATCGATTTCGGCGGCGAATCGGCGGCTCAGTTAATCCCGGATTTTGATAACCTGCTGGTGGTCCAGACCCTTTCTAAATCACGTTCGCTTGCGGGTTTGCGTGTGGGTTTTGCAATGGGTGATCCAGCCTTGATTGAAGGACTGAATAGAGTTAAAAATTCGTTTAACTCCTACCCGCTGGATGTCCTTGCCCAGAGGGCAGCGCTGGCGGCTATTGGCGATGAGGAATACTTTGCGGAGTGTTGCGGCCGCATCGTCGATTCTCGACGAAAGCTTACGGAAGGTTTACTTGCCCGGCACTTCGATGTGTTGCCGTCGCATGCAAATTTTGTGTTTGCAAGACACCGCGACCAATCTGCCAAATCCCTTTTTCAGGGGTTGCGGGAGCACGGGATCATTGTGCGGCATTTTGAGCGCGATAGGATTGATAACTTTCTGCGCATCAGTGTGGCTGCTGACGAGGCGAACAACGCTTTACTCGAGGCGCTTGACGAGCTAATAAAGTGA
- the gltA gene encoding citrate synthase — protein sequence MSDKKASLTIDGENETIELPIYSGTLGPDVVDVGGLTAQGMFTFDPGFVSTASCESQITFINGNEGILLHRGYPIEQLAEHSDYLETCYLLLYGELPTEAQKKEFVGTVQKHTMVNEQICTFFNGFRRDAHPMAIVCGVVGALSAFYHDSLEISDEHHRQIAAYRLIAKMPTIAAMSYKYSVGQPFMYPDNSLGYAENFLHMMFGNPCEPSKISPVLAKAMDRIFLLHADHEQNASTSTVRLAGSSGANPFACIAAGIAALWGPSHGGANEAVLDMLEEIGDVSRIDEFVERAKDKNDPFRLMGFGHRVYKNFDPRASVMKQTADEVLAELGIEDDPLLEIAKRLEEIALSDEYFIQKKLYPNVDFYSGIILKAIGIPTSMFTVIFAVGRTVGWIAHWNEMISGSYRIGRPRQLYTGYTKRDFTPVDKR from the coding sequence ATGAGCGACAAGAAGGCCTCTTTAACGATCGATGGTGAAAACGAAACGATCGAACTCCCAATATACTCTGGCACGCTCGGTCCCGATGTAGTGGATGTGGGCGGCCTGACGGCTCAAGGGATGTTCACGTTTGACCCTGGTTTCGTCTCTACCGCCTCTTGTGAGTCGCAAATCACCTTTATCAACGGGAACGAGGGCATACTGCTCCACCGGGGATATCCCATCGAACAATTGGCGGAACACTCGGATTATCTGGAAACGTGCTACCTGCTGCTGTACGGGGAGCTTCCCACCGAGGCGCAGAAGAAAGAGTTCGTGGGAACGGTGCAGAAGCACACCATGGTCAATGAGCAAATCTGCACGTTTTTTAACGGTTTTCGACGAGATGCTCACCCCATGGCTATTGTCTGCGGGGTGGTGGGCGCACTATCAGCCTTTTACCATGATTCTCTTGAGATTTCAGATGAGCATCACCGCCAAATAGCGGCCTATCGCTTAATTGCCAAAATGCCTACTATCGCCGCCATGAGTTACAAATACTCCGTAGGCCAGCCCTTCATGTACCCGGACAACAGCCTCGGCTACGCAGAAAACTTCCTTCACATGATGTTTGGCAACCCCTGCGAGCCCAGTAAAATCAGCCCGGTGCTGGCAAAAGCGATGGACAGAATCTTCTTGCTGCATGCAGACCACGAACAAAATGCATCGACCTCCACTGTGCGTTTGGCGGGCTCCTCAGGTGCCAACCCGTTTGCCTGCATCGCAGCTGGTATAGCTGCCTTGTGGGGACCTTCTCATGGCGGCGCAAATGAGGCGGTATTGGACATGCTCGAGGAGATCGGCGACGTATCGCGCATCGATGAGTTTGTTGAGCGCGCCAAAGATAAAAATGATCCTTTTCGATTAATGGGCTTCGGGCACCGGGTCTACAAAAACTTTGACCCTCGCGCGAGTGTCATGAAACAGACGGCTGACGAAGTACTTGCCGAGCTCGGCATTGAGGATGATCCACTGCTGGAAATTGCAAAGCGGCTCGAAGAAATAGCACTATCAGATGAATATTTTATCCAGAAGAAACTCTATCCGAATGTAGACTTCTACTCCGGCATCATTCTCAAAGCAATCGGTATACCAACAAGTATGTTCACGGTCATTTTTGCCGTGGGACGAACCGTAGGATGGATCGCTCACTGGAATGAGATGATCAGTGGTAGCTACCGCATAGGCAGGCCCAGACAGTTATATACTGGATACACCAAGCGGGATTTCACGCCGGTCGATAAGCGCTAA
- the pstA gene encoding phosphate ABC transporter permease PstA, translating into MNKNEDYRTTALIQASLRKRYARERRFRLYGMLAVLAGFVFLFLLLADIIIKGTPAFTQHYIKVTVDFDRESLELPQDFTSEDLARADYGAVIKLSLREMFPDVSIRAEKRRLYRLISIGAEYSLRDMVVADPALVGKKRNIWLLAHSEASSYLKGQVTAATEEAERKVKDVQMRWLNTLREEGRTELRFNTTFFLAGDSREPELAGIKAALVGSLYTLLVTFCLAFPIGVMAAIYLEEFAPKNRLTDVIEININNLAAVPSIVFGLLGLAVFINFFELPRSAPLVGGIVLALMTLPTIIITSRAAIQAVPPSIHEAALGVGASKLQTILHHVLPVAMPGILTGSIIGMAQALGETAPLLMIGMVAFIMEVPAGVTDPATVLPVQIFLWADSPERGFTEKTSAAIMVLMAFLIMMNAAAVYLRRRFERK; encoded by the coding sequence ATGAATAAGAATGAGGACTACCGCACAACTGCGTTGATACAGGCATCGTTACGCAAGCGCTATGCTCGTGAGCGAAGGTTCCGCTTGTATGGGATGCTGGCTGTTCTTGCAGGATTTGTTTTTCTGTTTCTGTTGCTTGCAGACATTATCATTAAGGGAACTCCCGCATTTACACAGCACTACATCAAGGTGACGGTTGACTTTGATCGGGAAAGCCTTGAACTGCCTCAAGATTTTACGTCAGAAGACCTGGCGCGCGCGGACTACGGCGCTGTTATAAAACTCAGTTTGCGGGAGATGTTTCCGGACGTCTCCATTCGCGCAGAGAAGCGGCGCCTTTATCGTTTGATCAGCATTGGCGCGGAGTATTCGCTGCGCGATATGGTGGTTGCCGATCCCGCATTAGTCGGGAAGAAACGGAACATCTGGCTTCTGGCTCATTCCGAGGCGAGCAGCTATTTGAAGGGACAGGTAACGGCCGCCACGGAGGAGGCAGAGCGCAAGGTAAAAGATGTACAGATGAGGTGGCTGAATACTCTGCGTGAGGAGGGGAGGACTGAGTTACGCTTTAATACAACGTTTTTTCTTGCGGGTGATTCCAGAGAGCCTGAGTTAGCGGGAATCAAAGCGGCATTGGTGGGTTCGTTATATACCCTGCTGGTGACCTTTTGTTTGGCGTTTCCGATTGGGGTCATGGCCGCCATTTATCTGGAAGAATTCGCGCCCAAGAATCGGTTGACGGATGTCATCGAGATTAATATTAACAACCTGGCTGCGGTTCCCTCCATTGTTTTTGGCTTGCTGGGCTTGGCAGTATTTATCAATTTTTTCGAGTTGCCCCGTTCGGCGCCGCTGGTCGGAGGTATAGTGTTAGCCTTAATGACCTTGCCGACGATAATTATCACATCGAGGGCGGCCATACAGGCAGTACCTCCGTCGATTCATGAGGCTGCGCTGGGAGTAGGCGCATCTAAATTGCAAACGATTTTGCACCATGTGCTGCCCGTTGCGATGCCAGGGATTTTAACGGGTTCAATTATTGGCATGGCGCAGGCCCTCGGTGAGACAGCGCCTTTGCTGATGATTGGCATGGTAGCTTTTATCATGGAGGTGCCTGCTGGCGTGACAGATCCCGCTACAGTGTTACCTGTGCAGATTTTTCTTTGGGCCGATAGCCCAGAGCGCGGATTTACTGAAAAAACCTCAGCGGCGATTATGGTACTGATGGCATTTTTGATTATGATGAATGCAGCAGCAGTTTACCTGCGCAGGCGATTCGAGCGGAAATAA
- the pstB gene encoding phosphate ABC transporter ATP-binding protein PstB produces the protein MSARNVNVFYGEKQAITNISLDIAQNEILAMIGPSGCGKSTFLRTLNRMNDIIPACRVEGKITLDGEDIYQKERDTVLLRARVGMVFQKPNPFPKSIYENVAYGPKIHGLAQNKATMDEIVESSLRRASLFDEVKDQLDKPGTGLSGGQQQRLCIARAIAVSPEIILMDEPCSALDPIATARIEELMSELKANYTIAIVTHSMQQAARVSQRTAYFHLGELIEVGETKEIFTLPQHQLTENYITGRFG, from the coding sequence ATGTCCGCCCGTAATGTTAATGTCTTCTACGGCGAGAAGCAGGCGATCACCAATATATCGCTTGATATAGCTCAGAATGAAATTCTCGCTATGATTGGTCCGTCGGGCTGTGGCAAGTCGACTTTCCTGCGTACTCTTAATCGCATGAACGACATAATTCCAGCGTGTCGGGTAGAAGGGAAAATCACATTGGACGGTGAAGATATCTATCAAAAAGAGCGGGATACCGTATTGCTACGTGCACGAGTGGGGATGGTGTTTCAGAAGCCAAATCCATTTCCTAAGTCGATTTATGAAAACGTCGCTTATGGTCCCAAGATTCATGGGCTTGCTCAAAACAAAGCGACAATGGACGAGATAGTGGAGAGTAGTCTTCGTCGTGCGAGCCTGTTTGATGAGGTTAAGGACCAGTTGGACAAGCCCGGAACAGGGCTTTCCGGCGGGCAGCAGCAGCGCCTGTGCATAGCCAGAGCAATTGCAGTCAGTCCTGAAATCATCCTGATGGATGAGCCCTGTTCGGCGCTGGACCCGATCGCCACAGCACGAATCGAGGAACTGATGAGCGAGCTAAAGGCAAATTATACGATCGCTATTGTTACCCACTCAATGCAGCAGGCCGCCCGTGTTTCACAGCGCACGGCCTATTTTCATCTCGGGGAGCTCATCGAGGTTGGGGAAACCAAGGAAATTTTCACTCTCCCACAGCATCAATTGACGGAAAACTACATAACCGGCCGCTTCGGCTGA
- the pstC gene encoding phosphate ABC transporter permease subunit PstC → MQTITAFLVLIAFCVVSFFLGRTRSQLIAKTRGGASLHSLPKHYGYMAAAWAFLPSVAILLVWTGLESSLIYSSVISGLTPEVRALSTDQLGLYYNQLQSFALDQIDEAGLDEAQVAAAQHYREISASLAYKKIIVVLVAAVAGALLALRRIKPTLRARNHVENMLEWMLFICSFIAVLTTLGIVLSVLFEAVRFFQAVPVIDFLFGLQWSPQMAIRSDQVGASGSFGFIPLLVGTLLISIVALFIAVPVGLMSAIYLSEYASRRFRAVTKPVLEVLAGVPTVVYGFFAALTVAPFIRRLGESMGLSVASESALAAGLVMGIMIIPFVMSLSDDIINAVPDSLREASLGMGATMSETIRRVVLPAALPGIVGGILLAASRAIGETMIVVMAAGLSAKLTINPLEAVTTITVQIVTLLVGDQEFDSPKTLAAFALGLVLFFVTLLLNIVALYVVRRYREQYE, encoded by the coding sequence ATGCAGACAATCACAGCGTTTCTGGTATTGATCGCCTTTTGTGTCGTCAGCTTTTTTCTGGGGCGAACGCGTTCTCAGCTAATAGCCAAGACGCGCGGTGGTGCTTCTCTACATTCGCTCCCAAAGCATTATGGTTATATGGCGGCTGCCTGGGCCTTTTTACCTTCTGTCGCAATCCTGCTGGTCTGGACCGGACTCGAAAGTAGTCTAATCTATAGTTCGGTCATTTCGGGTCTAACACCAGAGGTGCGCGCTTTGAGCACCGATCAACTGGGTCTCTACTATAACCAGCTGCAAAGTTTTGCGTTGGACCAGATTGATGAGGCTGGCCTCGATGAGGCGCAGGTAGCGGCGGCGCAACATTACCGCGAGATATCCGCTTCGCTTGCCTACAAAAAAATCATTGTTGTGCTCGTGGCTGCTGTTGCAGGCGCTTTGTTGGCTCTCAGGCGGATCAAGCCGACTCTGCGTGCGCGTAACCATGTGGAGAATATGCTGGAATGGATGCTTTTTATCTGTTCCTTTATCGCTGTACTAACGACTCTGGGGATTGTTCTGTCTGTATTGTTTGAGGCGGTTCGCTTTTTTCAGGCCGTACCCGTTATCGATTTTCTGTTTGGTTTGCAGTGGAGTCCCCAGATGGCAATCCGATCCGATCAGGTGGGGGCCTCGGGGTCGTTTGGCTTTATACCCTTGCTGGTTGGTACCTTGCTGATTTCCATCGTTGCCCTGTTCATAGCCGTACCCGTCGGGTTGATGTCGGCCATTTATCTCAGCGAGTATGCGTCCAGACGCTTTCGTGCAGTGACCAAGCCTGTGCTGGAAGTCCTCGCTGGCGTGCCTACGGTGGTCTACGGTTTCTTCGCCGCTCTCACGGTCGCACCGTTTATCAGGCGCCTGGGTGAGTCAATGGGCCTGAGTGTGGCCTCAGAAAGTGCTCTGGCTGCCGGCTTGGTGATGGGGATTATGATAATCCCGTTCGTGATGTCCCTGTCAGACGATATTATTAATGCAGTGCCTGATAGCTTGAGGGAGGCTTCCCTTGGTATGGGCGCAACGATGAGCGAAACAATCAGGCGCGTGGTTCTCCCCGCTGCTCTGCCCGGCATTGTTGGTGGTATTCTCCTTGCTGCATCCCGCGCTATTGGGGAGACCATGATCGTGGTCATGGCGGCTGGATTATCTGCCAAGCTGACAATTAACCCACTGGAGGCAGTGACAACGATTACAGTACAAATTGTTACCTTGCTTGTCGGCGATCAGGAATTCGACAGTCCAAAGACCCTCGCTGCCTTTGCGCTGGGGCTTGTCCTGTTTTTTGTCACCTTACTGCTGAACATCGTCGCTCTTTATGTAGTAAGGCGGTATCGAGAACAGTATGAATAA